The following are from one region of the Coffea eugenioides isolate CCC68of chromosome 2, Ceug_1.0, whole genome shotgun sequence genome:
- the LOC113761927 gene encoding ferredoxin--nitrite reductase, chloroplastic produces MASLSVKFLAPNPWPNSKNFRLHATPPASQTVAPPASSSGGAADVDALRLEPRVEEREGYWVLKEKYRQGINPPEKVKIEKEPMKLFVENGIEELANIPVEEIDKSKLTKDDIDVRLKWLGLFHRRKHHYGRFMMRLKLPNGVTTSAQTRYLASVIRKYGKEGCADVTTRQNWQIRGVVLPDVPEILKGLEEVGLTSLQSGMDNVRNPVGNPLAGIDPEEIVDTRPYTNLLSQFVTANSRGNPSISNLPRKWNVCVIGSHDLYEHPHINDLAYMPATKNGRFGFNLLVGGFFSPKRCADAIPLDAWVPGDDIIPVCKAILETFRDLGTRGNRQKTRMMWLIDELGIEGFRSEVVKRIPQQELERASSEDLVQKQWERRDYLGIHPQKQEGYSFVGLHIPVGRVQADDMDELARLADEYGSGELRLTVEQNIIIPNIENAKLEALLKEPLLKNRFSPEPPILMRGLVACTGNQFCGQAIIETKARALKITEEVQRQVSITRPVRMHWTGCPNSCGQVQVADIGFMGCMTRDKNGKPVEGADVFLGGRIGSDSHLGEVYKKGVPCDDLVPLVVDLLINQFDAVRRESEEGEE; encoded by the exons ATGGCATCACTTTCAGTTAAATTCTTGGCACCAAATCCATGGCCAAACTCTAAGAATTTTAGGCTTCATGCAACTCCACCAGCATCTCAGACTGTTGCACCACCAGCATCATCATCAGGGGGGGCAGCAGATGTTGATGCTCTGAGGCTGGAGCCTAGAGTAGAGGAAAGAGAAGGATATTGGGTGCTAAAGGAGAAATACAGACAAGGTATAAATCCTCCGGAGAAAGTCAAGATTGAGAAGGAGCCTATGAAGTTGTTCGTGGAGAATGGAATTGAAGAGCTTGCTAACATCCCAGTTGAAGAAATTGATAAATCCAAGCTTACTAAGGATGATATTGATGTGAGACTCAAGTGGCTTGGTCTGTTCCATAGGAGGAAGCACCATT ATGGTCGGTTCATGATGAGATTGAAGCTGCCAAATGGTGTAACAACTAGTGCTCAAACTCGATATCTGGCAAGTGTGATAAGGAAATATGGGAAGGAGGGGTGTGCTGATGTTACAACAAGGCAGAATTGGCAAATTCGAGGTGTTGTTCTCCCGGATGTACCAGAGATTTTGAAAGGACTGGAAGAAGTTGGCTTGACAAGCCTACAGAGTGGAATGGACAATGTAAGGAATCCAGTTGGGAACCCTCTTGCAGGGATTGATCCTGAAGAAATTGTTGACACAAGGCCTTATACTAACTTGCTCTCTCAGTTTGTAACTGCAAATTCCCGTGGCAATCCAAGCATCAgtaattt GCCAAGGAAGTGGAATGTATGCGTAATTGGCTCTCATGATCTTTACGAGCACCCTCACATAAATGATCTTGCCTATATGCCTGCCACTAAAAATGGAAGATTTGGATTCAATTTACTGGTGGGTGGATTTTTTAGCCCCAAACGTTGTGCAGACGCAATCCCTCTTGATGCATGGGTTCCAGGAGATGATATAATACCAGTTTGTAAAGCAATACTAGAAACTTTCAGAGAtcttggtacaagagggaacaGGCAGAAAACAAGAATGATGTGGTTGATTGATGAACTT GGAATAGAAGGTTTCAGGTCTGAGGTTGTTAAGAGGATTCCCCAACAAGAGCTAGAGAGAGCATCATCTGAAGACCTGGTTCAAAAGCAATGGGAGAGGAGAGATTATCTTGGTATCCATCCACAGAAACAGGAAGGCTATAGCTTCGTAGGTCTTCATATACCAGTAGGTCGTGTCCAAGCAGATGACATGGATGAGCTTGCTCGTTTAGCTGATGAGTATGGCTCGGGTGAACTCCGACTAACTGTGGAACAAAATATCATAATTCCCAACATTGAAAATGCAAAGCTCGAGGCATTGCTCAAAGAGCCTCTTTTAAAGAACAGGTTTTCTCCAGAACCACCTATTCTCATGAGAGGTTTGGTAGCTTGTACTGGCAATCAATTCTGTGGGCAGGCAATAATAGAGACTAAAGCTCGTGCACTGAAGATCACAGAGGAGGTTCAGCGCCAAGTTTCCATCACTCGGCCTGTAAGAATGCACTGGACTGGCTGCCCAAATTCCTGTGGACAGGTTCAAGTTGCAGATATTGGATTCATGGGATGCATGACAAGAGATAAAAATGGAAAGCCAGTCGAAGGTGCGGATGTGTTCTTGGGAGGGAGAATTGGCAGTGATTCACATTTAGGAGAAGTTTATAAGAAGGGAGTTCCATGTGATGATTTGGTACCCTTGGTTGTAGACCTTTTAATAAATCAATTTGATGCAGTCCGTCGGGAGAGTGAAGAAGGGGAAGAGTAA
- the LOC113759562 gene encoding RNA polymerase sigma factor sigD, chloroplastic-like — MAVSGEEARVETVRKRIEETTENEVTLAQWAKAICTIILNAESAAYTSTFPKFIMGSVSELVPRICEANAILSRRLWKLPTCQEIAEAVKRDILTVELALERNREPISLDQPIVAGASISLQEIVAGPDETTPEAMLKKQFMKRDIEKLLNHSTRKEDT; from the exons ATGGCGGTGTCAGGT GAGGAGGCAAGAGTTGAAACTGTGAGAAAGAGAATTGAAGAAACTACTGAGAATGAAGTTACTCTAGCTCAATGGGCCAAG GCTATTTGCACAATCATACTTAATGCAGAATCAGCAGCATACACAAGCACATTCCCTAAATTTATCATG GGAAGCGTAAGTGAACTGGTCCCAAGGATATGCGAGGCAAATGCTATCTTAAGTAGGAGGCTATGGAAGCTGCCAACATGCCAAGAAATTGCAGAAGCCGTTAAAAGGGACATTTTGACTGTGGAGCTTGCTCTTGAAAGAAACAGAGAGCCAATTTCCCTAGATCAACCAATAGTAGCTGGAGCTTCCATATCATTGCAG GAGATTGTAGCAGGGCCAGACGAAACAACTCCAGAAGCAATGTTGAAGAAACAGTTCATGAAGAGGGACATAGAGAAACTGCTCAATCATTCGACGAGAAAGGAAGACACCTAA
- the LOC113761928 gene encoding RNA polymerase sigma factor sigD, chloroplastic — MAISGCSSTNHSSTLPTISFSYYSPTKSCHQVFNNLQLPPSHSSSKHALKSTPEVTFATSTATHEGVTLTIDAAKAARAAVASAFEIENFLDFRERKKDDEEKTWRNGVLMRRKRRRKRRKAFSESVENEKVIMNVAIKPTNSGQYLTPKQEAEYTLCLKEEARVEAVRKRIEETSENEVTLAQWAKAAGMSKNSLDKVLCDGREAQERITRCYRRLVISVASSYQGKGLSLQDLIQEGNLGLLHGAKKFNPEKGYKLSTYVYWWIRQAITKAIAKKSKITRLPGSVSELVPRICEANAVLSRRLRKLPTCQEIAEAVKRDMLTVWLALERNREPISLDQPIVAGASMSLQEIVAGPDETTPEAIVKKQFMKRDIEKLLKGLCDREVNILRLYYGLNGNTPQSFEEIGRHLELSRERVRQISCTALTKLRQTSMVNDLITYILHS; from the exons ATGGCGATCAGTGGATGCTCATCTACAAACCATTCATCAACTCTTCCCACTATATCCTTCTCTTACTATAGTCCAACTAAATCATGTCATCAAGTTTTCAACAATCTTCAGCTTCCTCCAAGTCATTCTTCCTCTAAGCATGCTCTGAAGTCAACTCCTGAGGTTACATTTGCCACTTCTACAGCTACTCATGAGGGTGTGACACTCACCATTGATGCTGCTAAGGCTGCAAGAGCTGCGGTTGCTTCCGCATTTGAAATTGAGAACTTCTTGGATTTCAGAGAGAGGAAGAAAGATGATGAAGAGAAGACTTGGAGAAATGGAGTGTTGATGAGGAGgaagaggagaagaaaaaggagaaaggcTTTTTCAGAGAGTGTGGAGAATGAGAAAGTAATTATGAATGTTGCTATAAAACCAACCAATTCAGGGCAATATTTGACACCTAAACAAGAGGCAGAATATACTCTTTGCCTTAAG GAAGAGGCAAGAGTTGAAGCTGTGAGAAAGAGAATTGAAGAGACTAGTGAGAATGAAGTCACTTTAGCTCAATGGGCCAAGGCAGCAGGGATGAGTAAAAATTCACTAGATAAGGTTTTGTGTGATGGCAGAGAAGCTCAGGAAAGAATCACAAGATGCTACAGAAGACTTGTAATTTCTGTTGCATCTTCTTATCAAGGCAAAGGGTTGAGCTTGCAAGATCTGATCCAG GAAGGAAATCTTGGGCTTCTTCATGGTGCAAAGAAATTCAATCCAGAGAAGGGCTATAAGCTATCAACTTATGTTTACTGGTGGATTAGGCAAGCTATCACCAAAGCGATAGCAAAGAAGTCTAAAATTACTCGGCTGCCG GGAAGCGTAAGTGAACTGGTCCCAAGGATATGCGAGGCAAATGCTGTCTTAAGCAGGAGGCTACGGAAGCTGCCAACATGCCAAGAAATTGCAGAAGCAGTTAAAAGGGACATGTTGACTGTGTGGCTTGCTCTTGAAAGAAACAGAGAGCCAATTTCCCTAGATCAACCAATAGTAGCTGGAGCTTCCATGTCATTGCAG GAGATTGTAGCAGGGCCAGATGAAACAACTCCAGAAGCAATAGTGAAGAAACAGTTCATGAAGAGGGATATAGAGAAACTGCTCAAGGGACTATGTGATAGAGAAGTAAATATCTTAAGACTGTACTATGGCCTAAATGGGAATACTCCTCAATCATTCGAGGAGATAGGAAGACACCTAGAACTTTCAAGAGAGCGAGTACGGCAGATCAGTTGCACAGCCTTAACAAAATTACGTCAGACTAGTATGGTAAATGATTTGATAACATATATATTGCATAGCTGA